Proteins from a single region of Rana temporaria chromosome 5, aRanTem1.1, whole genome shotgun sequence:
- the LOC120941545 gene encoding protein ALP1-like has product MASGSQYFNYKKYFSFVLMAVADANYCFTYIDIGSYGSSADSAIFGNSSFGQLLRTDGLDLPQNSPLPGTNGPPLPSVFVGDEAFALNTHLLRPYSGHNLNEDKRIFNYRLSRARRVVECAFGILANKWRVLHTPIVLNMQNAISAVEAACALHNFVRQRDGLDYEEPVHETLERAHWTGVRGNTQGTHVREQYAAYFVSPEGQVPWQLNSI; this is encoded by the coding sequence ATGGCTAGTGGGAGCCAGTATTTCAATTATAAGAAATACTTTTCATTCGTCTTAATGGCTGTGGCTGATGCCAATTATTGCTTTACCTACATTGACATTGGTTCCTATGGAAGTAGTGCAGACTCTGCGATTTTTGGGAACTCCTCTTTTGGGCAATTACTTCGAACAGATGGTCTGGACCTTCCACAAAATAGTCCACTCCCGGGCACAAACGGCCCTCCCCTACCAAGTGTCTTTGTGGGTGATGAGGCTTTTGCTCTGAACACACACCTACTTCGGCCTTATTCAGGACATAATCTGAACGAAGACAAACGCATATTCAACTACCGGCTTAGCAGAGCACGCCGCGTAGTTGAGTGTGCTTTTGGAATTTTGGCGAACAAGTGGAGGGTTCTCCACACACCGATTGTGCTCAACATGCAAAATGCCATTAGTGCTGTAGAAGCGGCGTGTGCCTTGCACAATTTTGTCAGGCAGCGCGATGGTCTAGATTACGAGGAGCCAGTCCATGAGACTCTGGAAAGAGCTCATTGGACTGGTGTACGTGGGAACACACAGGGGACACATGTCCGTGAACAGTATGCGGCATACTTTGTCTCTCCTGAAGGGCAGGTCCCTTGGCAGCTCAATTCCATTTAA
- the LOC120941544 gene encoding extensin-like yields MATLEPEPQHSEASNANATRPLAEQPPVNIAHIGPPRALRRRAPAPDPALDRMLDIMTNMSDRMSNRSYGQNVAKCLGELIDKVPPNLQAVVLSCTARYISTFIPPTDADDLSEPPPPYGPYANKRTEHVPTPPTTHFSPPPVTLWTGPQLSDQPPRPTPPPTSAHHPFTTTLTHLPPVPTPSTHTSLNPFPYTQPSSYHPHSPFPHLSTPPVTYSTLPPTTLSSYHPPPSTYPALTTTPTSHYPHRPRQSTFRNAPTRTPPPPQATPPSNWSGEDSTTSTWPPFAHALSVAMSPHGEEDSSPNLQQL; encoded by the coding sequence ATGGCTACTCTGGAGCCGGAACCGCAGCACTCCGAGGCATCAAATGCTAATGCAACAAgaccacttgcagagcagcccccAGTTAACATTGCGCATATTGGACCTCCGCGTGCTCTGCGTAGGAGGGCTCCTGCTCCGGATCCAGCCCTGGATCGTATGTTGGACATTATGACCAACATGTCTGACCGGATGAGCAATAGATCGTATGGGCAAAATGTAGCAAAATGTCTGGGGGAACTAATCGACAAAGTTCCCCCAAATCTGCAAGCGGTGGTGCTGTCCTGTACGGCTAGATACATCTCGACATTTATACCCCCGACAGACGCTGACGATTTATCCGAACCACCACCACCCTATGGCCCATATGCCAATAAACGGACCGAGCATGTCCCAACACCACCCACGACCCATTTCTCCCCACCACCCGTTACCCTTTGGACAGGACCACAGCTTTCCGACCAACCTCCTCGACCAACACCACCACCGACTTCTGCGCACCATCCTTTCACCACCACTCTAACTCATTTACCTCCTGTGCCAACACCTTCCACTCACACTTCTCTGAATCCTTTTCCTTATACACAACCTTCTTCTTACCACCCTCATTCTCCTTTTCCTCATCTCTCAACACCACCTGTCACATACAGTACTCTGCCTCCTACAacactttcttcttaccacccacCACCTTCTACTTACCCTGCGTTAACGACTACACCTACATCACATTACCCACATCGACCGAGACAATCGACTTTCAGGAATGCCCCAACacgaacaccaccaccaccacaagcaaCACCACCTTCCAATTGGTCAGGGGAAGACAGCACCACCTCCACTTGGCCCCCTTTTGCCCACGCACTGTCGGTCGCCATGTCACCGCACGGGGAAGAGGACTCCTCCCCAAATTTACAGCAATTGTAA